CAGAAGCAGGACCGTCCTCCCTGACAGAAGCAGGACCGTATTCCCTGACAGAAGCAGGACCGTCCTCCCTGACAGAAGCAGGACCGTCCTCCCTGACAGAACCACGACCTTCCGCCCTGACAGAACCACGACCGTCCTCCCTGACAGAAGCAGGACCGTCCTCCCTGACAGAAGCAGGACCGTCCTCCCTGACAGAAGCAGGACCGTCCATCCTGACAGAAGCAGGACCGTCCTCCCTGACAGAAGCAGGACCGTCCTCCCTGACAGAAGCAGGACCGTCCATTCTGACAGAAGCAGGACCGTCCTCCCTGACAGAAGCAGGACCGTCCTCCCTGACAGAAGCAGGACCGTCCACCCTGACAGAAGCAGGACCGTCCATCCTGACAGAAGCAGGACCGTCCTCCCTGACAGAAGCAGGACCGTCCTCCCTGACAGAAGCAGGACCGTCCTCCCTGACAGAAGCAGGACCGTCCTCCCTGACAGAAGCAGGACCGTCCTCCCTGACAGAAGCAGGACCGTCCTCCCTGACAGAAGCAGGACCGTCCTCCCTGACAGAAGCAGGACCGTCCTCCCTGACAGAAGCAGGACCGTATTCCCTGACAGAAGCAGGACCGTCCTCCCTGACAGAAGCAGGACCGTCCTCCCTGACAGAACCACGACCTTCCGCCCTGACAGAACCACGACCGTCCTCCCTGACAGAAGCAGGACCGTCCTCCCTGACAGAAGCAGGACCGTCCTCCCTGACAGAAGCAGGACCGTCCATCCTGACAGAAGCAGGACCGTCCTCCCTGACAGAAGCAGGACCGTCCTCCCTGACAGAAGCAGGACCGTCCATCCTGACAGAAGCAGGACCGTCCTCCCTGACAGAAGCAGGACCGTCCTCCCTGACAGAAGCAGGACTGTCCACCCTGACAGAAGCAGGACCGTCCATCCTGACAGAAGCAGGACCGTCCTCCCTGACAGAAGCAGGACCGTCCTCCCTGACAGAAGCAGGACCGTCCTCCCTGACAGAAGCAGGACCGTCCTCCCTGACAGAAGCAGGACCGTCCTCCCTGACAGAAGCAGGACCGTCCTCCCTGACAGAAGCAGGACCGTCCTCCCTGACAGAAGCAGGACCGTATTCCCTGACAGAAGCAGGACCGTCCTCCCTGACAGAAGCAGGACCGTCCTCCCTGACAGAACCACGACCATCCACCCTGACAGAAGCAGGACCGTCCTCCCTGACAGAAGCAGGACCGTCCTCCCTGACAGAAGCAGGACCGTCCTCCCTGACAGAAGCAGGACCGTCCTCCCTGACAGAAGCAGGACCGTCCATCCTGACAGAAGCAGGACCGTCCATCCTGACAGAAGCAGGACCGTCCTCCCTGACAGAAGCAGGACCGTCCTCCCTGACAGAAGCAGGACCGTCCTCCCTGACAGAAGCAGGACCGTCCTCCCTGACAGAAGCAGGACCGTCCTCCCTGACAGAAGCAGGACCGTCCTCCCTGACAGAACCACGACCGTCCTCCCTGACAGAACCACGACCATCCTCCCTGACAGAACCACGACCGTCCTCCCTGACAGAACCATGAAGACTGGAGCACTCACGTGACATAAACGATGTCTTGAGATCATCGGGGAACACAGCACGTGGAGCGgaagacagggctgtggagtcgggagtcagggaaattgaggcgtCTGTCCAGATGATGCAGGGTATGGTGGAATATTCTGTCCTATGGCCCTCTTCACATGtcctgtctccagtacgtgtggtatCCATTTATTTCACGGATGCCACTTGTACCTATTATAACCTATGCTGCtgtgcacatgtctgtaagtcatgCACCATAGGTCCATGTGAGCCACGCGGAGACATCCTCTTTTTTTACTGGTAGCACCAATGacgagggccaatacaagtctgtcGGTCCGTATAAAACACTTACGGAACCCCCTTtgtgttgtaattttgaatgacacaccATTCACTTTACgttaggccgatttcacacgtctgtgcctccggtacgtgtagtcAGTGGCAGATTACAATGAGGTCAATCCGGGCGGTAGCCcaaggcccagtggtgtgggggggccttgggcaaccgctcagatagaccgccgccatcagggcattactgccctgactggcgtatgggcccggtgggcagagggggccggcgtcgggccccgtctcatctgctcatcgggcccctaccGACgctgtgcccgcacgtcaatagttaacagccgccagcgagTGCGCGCTTTAGCTGCGAGGAGGGAGCTTCGAcgaaggagcgcggacaggtgaggagaacttgtttttgttttttttttattattgcgaacggccagaatgctggacgcactgggggcagagatgctggatgcactgggggcagagatgctggacgcactgggggcaggactggagacatgggcaaaatgtagatacggggcatgattggagacacggggcagaatgaaagacatggggcaggattggagacagagcgtgctggatcatggggcaggatggagactgatggggcaggatggggagatcatatggggcaggatggatactcatgagggcaggatgggagaacatatggctggagccaggaattagatacacggggccaggatgggggatattattattaccataggtgctaattaagggatattattactgcagtgatgtatgtattttattttttgaggacactgttttaaatggaagggggggtcctgttactgtgtagagtgacactatgtcgcctctttttcttcatgtggtgtaatgtagaagttgggaaaa
The Ranitomeya imitator isolate aRanImi1 chromosome 3, aRanImi1.pri, whole genome shotgun sequence genome window above contains:
- the LOC138671540 gene encoding proteoglycan 4-like is translated as MVRPDRSRTVHPAEAGPSILTEAGPSSLTEAGPSSLTEAGPSSLTEAGPSSLTKAGPSSLTEAGPSSLTEAGPSSLTEPRPSALTEPRPSSLTEAGPSSLTEAGPSSLTEAGPSILTEAGPSSLTEAGPSSLTEPRPSALTEPRPSSLTEAGPSSLTEAGPSSLTEAGPSSLTEAGPSILTEAGPSSLTEAGPSSLTEAGPSSLTEAGPSTLTEAGPSILTEAGPYSLTEAGPSILTEAGPSSLTEAGPSSLTEAGPSSLTEAGPSSLTEAGPSSLTEAGPYSLTEAGPSSLTEAGPSSLTEPRPSALTEPRPSSLTEAGPSSLTEAGPSSLTEAGPSILTEAGPSSLTEAGPSSLTEAGPSILTEAGPSSLTEAGPSSLTEAGPSTLTEAGPSILTEAGPSSLTEAGPSSLTEAGPSSLTEAGPSSLTEAGPSSLTEAGPSSLTEAGPSSLTEAGPSSLTEAGPYSLTEAGPSSLTEAGPSSLTEPRPSALTEPRPSSLTEAGPSSLTEAGPSSLTEAGPSILTEAGPSSLTEAGPSSLTEAGPSILTEAGPSSLTEAGPSSLTEAGLSTLTEAGPSILTEAGPSSLTEAGPSSLTEAGPSSLTEAGPSSLTEAGPSSLTEAGPSSLTEAGPSSLTEAGPYSLTEAGPSSLTEAGPSSLTEPRPSTLTEAGPSSLTEAGPSSLTEAGPSSLTEAGPSSLTEAGPSILTEAGPSILTEAGPSSLTEAGPSSLTEAGPSSLTEAGPSSLTEAGPSSLTEAGPSSLTEPRPSSLTEPRPSSLTEPRPSSLTEP